The following are encoded together in the Misgurnus anguillicaudatus chromosome 14, ASM2758022v2, whole genome shotgun sequence genome:
- the ier2b gene encoding immediate early response 2b — protein MDAEAKRIMAVSISKLYSSRTQRGGLRLHRSLLLSMTMRAARDIYHAAVQLRQSEDEQVVPCAPEEPMDTKEQVSELTVTPKEVNPHEPKDILEEDKENRDTSERHSRKRRGKTALEPDFLPLKKARMDTDEDRQYVQSEVLKPNNGLTAFPLNRAITAY, from the coding sequence ATGGACGCAGAGGCCAAGAGAATTATGGCAGTGTCCATTAGTAAACTGTATTCGTCACGGACCCAGCGCGGGGGATTGAGACTTCATCGGAGTCTCCTGCTCTCCATGACCATGAGGGCCGCCCGGGACATTTACCACGCCGCCGTTCAGCTCCGGCAATCGGAGGACGAGCAGGTTGTTCCGTGCGCCCCGGAGGAACCGATGGACACTAAAGAACAAGTCAGCGAACTGACAGTAACCCCCAAGGAGGTGAACCCTCATGAACCTAAAGACATTTTGGAGGAGGACAAGGAGAATCGAGACACATCTGAACGGCACTCCAGGAAGCGCCGCGGTAAGACGGCGCTCGAGCCTGACTTTCTTCCTCTGAAGAAGGCGCGAATGGATACGGACGAGGACAGGCAATATGTTCAGAGCGAGGTTTTAAAACCAAACAATGGACTGACAGCCTTCCCGTTAAATCGAGCCATTACCGCGTATTGA
- the LOC129427498 gene encoding syntaxin-10, with amino-acid sequence MSMEDPFFVVKGEVQKALSKAQGLYERWEELLQEETPVSRDELDWSTNELRNCLRAIDWDLEDLHETISIVEANPGKFRLGEHELQERKDFVVRTHKSVQMMKDQLASPSAVAQAERKNKQALLGTTVKDRYAGLEPHLVSGNSRYIQEQQEQQQLIIQDQDEHLELVSGSIRVLKDMSSKIGDELDEQSVMLGEFSEEMDQTSSRMDSVLKKMEKVSHMTSSRRQWCAIGVLVIILIVVLILLFAI; translated from the exons ATGTCGATGGAAGATCCGTTTTTCGTGGTTAAAGG TGAGGTCCAGAAGGCCCTGTCCAAAGCACAGGGGCTGTATGAACGCTGGGAGGAGCTGCTCCAGGAGGAGACCCCTGTTAGTAGAGATGAACTGGACTGGAGCACCAATGAACTGCGTAACTGCCTGAGGGCCATCGACTGGGACCTGGAGGACCTACATGAAACCATCA GTATTGTGGAGGCAAATCCTGGCAAGTTTCGTTTAGGCGAACATGAGCTACAGGAGAGGAAAGACTTTGTGGTGCGAACGCATAAATCTGTCCAG ATGATGAAAGATCAGCTCGCGAGTCCTTCAGCTGTTGCACAGGCAGAAAGGAAAAACAAACAGGCTCTGCTGGGAACCACGGTGAAGGATCGCTACGCCGGTCTGGAACCTCATCTGGTGTCTGGAAACTCCAGATACATTCAAGAGCAACAGGAACAGCAGCAG TTGATCATACAGGACCAGGATGAACATTTAGAGCTGGTGTCCGGCAGTATTCGTGTCCTAAAGGACATGTCCAGTAAGATAGGAGATGAGCTGGATGAGCAGTCAGT tatGCTTGGTGAATTTAGTGAGGAAATGGACCAGACCAGTTCTAGAATGGACTCGGTGTTGAAGAAAATGGAAAAGGTTTCACACATGACCAGCA GTCGGAGGCAGTGGTGTGCTATTGGAGTTCTTGTAATCATTCTGATTGTGGTGCTCATCCTGTTATTCGCAATTTAA